A single genomic interval of Juglans regia cultivar Chandler chromosome 1, Walnut 2.0, whole genome shotgun sequence harbors:
- the LOC109001336 gene encoding protein trichome birefringence-like 19 yields MKFHAIELFNGKTSSPNIPKQVFQLALTLIFLSIISLCLNRNKHSPLSFPKLNFQGLRSIGFHKECDIFIGKWVPFPRGPYYTNATCSLITDQQNCIKFGRPDTEFMKWRWKPDDCELPLFDAVQFLELLRGKSLAFVGDSVGRNQMESLLCLLASVVYPEDISYNMSDTDFKRWFYADYNFTLATLWSPYLVKAGDADPSGHSSNSIMNLYLDKVDEAWAAEITKFDYVIISAGQWFFRPLMLYENGQLIGCHKCQKENVTDLIAYYAYRKAFRTAFRTLLNLKDYKGVTFLRTFSPAHFENGDWNNGGSCVRTRPYTKEEFKVDRYYIMKMYSTQEEEQRVAAKEGKKRGLQFRLLNTTEVMLLRPDGHPNRLGHSRHGNVTIADCVHWCLPGPIDTWNEFLLYMLRREGQIAFGRKLQKNA; encoded by the exons ATGAAGTTTCATGCCATCGAGCTTTTCAATGGAAAAACCTCATCACCCAACATCCCCAAACAGGTTTTCCAACTAGCCCTTACCTTGATTTTCCTCAGCATAATCTCTCTTTGCTTGAACAGAAACAAGCATTCACCATTGTCCTTTCCTAAGTTAAATTTCCAAGGTTTGAGAAGCATAGGATTTCACAAggaatgtgatatatttattggaAAATGGGTTCCATTCCCCAGGGGGCCTTATTACACAAATGCAACTTGTAGTTTGATCACTGATCAGCAAAACTGCATCAAGTTTGGGAGGCCTGATACCGAATTCATGAAATGGAGGTGGAAACCGGACGATTGTGAGCTACCCCTCTTTGATGCAGTTCAGTTCTTGGAGCTTCTCAGAGGGAAGTCACTGGCCTTTGTCGGCGACTCCGTGGGAAGGAATCAAATGGAGTCATTGTTGTGCCTCTTGGCTAGT GTGGTTTATCCCGAGGATATCTCTTACAATATGTCCGACACAGACTTCAAACGCTGGTTTTACGCTGACTACAATTTTACTTTAGCGACACTCTGGTCTCCATATCTGGTTAAAGCAGGTGACGCAGACCCCAGCGGTCATTCCTCCAACAGCATCATGAACCTCTACTTGGACAAGGTTGATGAGGCATGGGCGGCAGAGATCACAAAATTTGACTATGTAATCATTTCAGCTGGACAATGGTTCTTTCGACCCCTAATGCTCTATGAAAATGGTCAGCTTATTGGGTGTCACAAGTGCCAAAAAGAGAACGTCACAGATCTTATAGCCTACTACGCATACAGGAAGGCCTTTCGAACCGCATTTAGAACCCTCCTAAACCTTAAAGATTATAAGGGGGTGACATTTTTGAGGACATTTTCTCCCGCACACTTTGAGAATGGGGACTGGAATAATGGAGGCAGTTGTGTGAGGACAAGGCCCTATACCAAGGAGGAATTCAAGGTAGATCGATATTACATTATGAAAATGTACTCGACTCAAGAGGAGGAACAAAGAGTAGCAGCAAAGGAAGGGAAGAAGAGAGGTTTGCAATTCAGGCTGCTAAATACAACAGAAGTTATGTTGCTGAGGCCAGATGGACATCCAAATCGTCTGGGGCACTCGCGGCATGGGAATGTGACAATAGCAGACTGTGTCCATTGGTGCTTGCCAGGCCCTATTGACACATGGAATGAGTTTTTGCTTTATATGTTGAGGAGGGAAGGTCAGATTGCATTCGGAAGGAAACTACAGAAAAATGCTTAG
- the LOC109001335 gene encoding uncharacterized protein LOC109001335 — MAGLLAWAADVVGAGGAQSNEEDDPNSIPIVFTAEQQKYVQELDQKAASLGRVIQDLRLRLPPPDISQRLPHLHAHSLASNAALALQLNAHSATREQAQLREVTLQEENGAYEKAILNCENNIQEKTQEVDLLQRKLEGMDETERNLRMELESSEAALVASQSDESSDSVVQSKMVAEGGADAEVSRSAILDKLENKKKELRSMEEIVQDLEKRWAHVQDKALKQPSPAQREKILDKQLHSLIEQLAAKQAQAESLIGEIHLKEMELESLNGLWRRVESDNIEVNTARNRYGRSTSERGSASSDYLADVHLKPSYYPGGRSVYQQKLMLLRSTFVLYIFALHILVFIKISI, encoded by the exons atgGCGGGTTTGCTGGCATGGGCAGCGGACGTAGTGGGAGCAGGTGGGGCCCAAAGCAACGAAGAAGACGATCCCAATTCGATCCCAATAGTATTCACCGCAGAGCAGCAAAAGTATGTTCAAGAACTGGACCAGAAGGCTGCCTCTCTGGGCCGTGTGATCCAGGATCTACGGCTGAGACTGCCTCCACCTGACATCTCCCAACGCCTCCCTCACCTACATGCTCACTCCCTCGCTTCCAATGCCGCTCTTGCCCTGCAACTCAACGCTCACTCGGCCACACGCGAACAG GCCCAATTGAGAGAGGTCACACTGCAGGAAGAAAATGGTGCATACGAAAAGGCTATATTGAATTGTGAGAACAATATACAGGAGAAAACACAGGAGGTAGATCTTCTTCAAAGGAAGTTAGAG GGAATGGACGAGACTGAGAGGAATCTTAGGATGGAGCTGGAAAGTTCAGAAGCTGCCTTGGTTGCCAGCCAATCTGATGAATCCAGTGATTCAGTTGTTCAATCCAAGATGGTAGCTGAAGGTGGGGCAGATGCAGAAGTGTCAAGGTCTGCTATACTGGACAAGTTagagaacaagaaaaaagaattg AGATCAATGGAGGAGATTGTTCAAGATCTGGAAAAAAGGTGGGCTCATGTTCAGGATAAAGCATTGAAGCAGCCTTCCCCAG CTCAGAGAGAGAAGATATTAGATAAACAGCTTCACAGCCTAATTGAGCAACTGGCCGCAAAACAG GCACAAGCAGAAAGTCTGATCGGTGAAATTCACCTAAAAGAAATGGAGCTAGAAAGTTTGAATGGATTGTGGAGGAGGGTTGAGAGCGACAACATAGAAGTTAATACTGCAAGGAACCGGTATGGAAGAAGCACATCTGAGAGAGGATCTGCTTCTTCAGATTATCTTGCTGATGTTCATCTCAAACCTTCGTATTACCCCGGTGGCCGATCTGTATATCAGCAGAAACTTATGCTACTCAGGTCGACTTTCGTGCTCTATATTTTTGCATTACACATATTGGTCTTTATCAAGATTTCTATTTGA
- the LOC118343722 gene encoding probable endo-1,3(4)-beta-glucanase ARB_01444: MPNCPTLLKNIRRRVETLVIKSFRKRKKPTTPTPPLPPPPEPPATTMPPQAQAFRPFLFPQTQSSVLPDPSRFFSPTLLSTPLPTNCFFQNFTLKNGDQPEYIHPYLVKSSLSSLSLCYPSRFFNSAFIYQIFNPDLTISASDNTQPDSQKTHIISSFSDLSVTLDFPSSNLRFFLVRGSPFLTCYVSGGTAISISTIHAILSFSSNTALTKYTVKLNNNQTWLIYTSSPISFSQSLSLITSTGFSGIIRIAALPDSDPKQEVILDRYSACYPVSGDAVFTKPFCLEYKWEKKGWGDLLMLAHPLHLRLLAGDGSGVTVLGDLKYKSIDGELVGVVGDSWEVKPAPVSVNWHSIRGIKDEAHAEIVSALSRDAEALNSTAITTSSSYFYGKLIARAARLALIAEEVAFPEVIPKIRKFLKDTIEPWLDGTFSGNGFVYDAKWGGIVTKQGAMDSGADFGFGVYNDHHYHLGYFLYAISVLAKIDPAWGRKYRAHAYSLMADFMNLGRRSNSNYTRLRCFDLYKLHSWAGGLTEFADGRNQESTSEAVNAYYSAALMGLAYGDTHLVAIGSMLAAMEIQAAQTWWHVKEGDNIYEEDFTRENRVVGVLWANKRDSGLWFAPPDWRECRLGIQVLPLLPITEVLFSDVGFVRELVNWTLPALKREGVGEGWKGFICALEGIYDKEGALEKTRNLNGYDDGNSLTNLLWWIHSRGDEEEGVWEGGKQYCWFGHYCH, translated from the coding sequence atgccTAACTGCCCGACATTGTTGAAAAATATCAGAAGAAGAGTCGAAACCTTAGTCATCAAGAGTTTTAGGAAACGTAAAAAACCCACAACACCCACGCCGCCGCTGCCACCACCACCTGAACCCCCCGCCACCACCATGCCACCACAAGCCCAAGCTTTCAGACCATTCCTCTTCCCCCAGACTCAATCCAGCGTTCTTCCCGACCCCTCCCGCTTCTTCTCCCCTACCCTCCTCTCTACCCCTCTTCCCACAAATTGTTTCTTCCAAAACTTCACTCTCAAGAATGGTGATCAGCCCGAGTACATCCACCCCTACCTCGTTAAATCCTCCCTCTCCTCTCTTTCCCTATGCTACCCATCTCGCTTCTTCAACTCAGCTTTCATCTACCAGATTTTCAACCCTGACCTCACCATCTCTGCCTCAGACAACACCCAGCCAGATTCCCAAAAAACCCACATCATCTCCTCCTTCAGTGATCTCAGTGTCACTCTGGACTTTCCCTCTTCCAACCTGAGGTTCTTTCTCGTTCGGGGAAGCCCGTTTCTGACTTGCTACGTCTCCGGCGGCACTGCCATTTCGATATCGACCATCCACGCCATTTTATCATTCTCTTCTAACACCGCTCTTACCAAGTACACTGTCAAGCTCAACAACAATCAGACATGGCTCATATACACGTCCTCGCCGATCAGTTTCTCACAGAGCCTCTCTTTGATCACTTCTACCGGGTTTTCCGGCATAATTCGGATCGCCGCATTGCCGGATTCGGATCCAAAACAGGAGGTGATCCTCGACCGGTACAGTGCTTGTTACCCGGTTTCTGGTGATGCTGTGTTCACTAAGCCATTTTGCTTGGAGTACAAATGGGAGAAGAAAGGGTGGGGGGATTTACTTATGTTAGCCCACCCTCTTCATCTTCGGCTACTAGCAGGTGATGGTTCTGGCGTTACTGTTTTGGGGGATTTGAAGTATAAGAGTATTGATGGTGAGCTTGTTGGTGTTGTTGGAGACTCTTGGGAAGTGAAACCAGCCCCCGTATCAGTTAATTGGCATTCAATTAGAGGTATAAAAGATGAAGCACATGCTGAGATTGTCTCTGCGCTCTCTCGGGATGCTGAAGCTTTGAATTCAACGGCGATAACAACCAGTTCGTCTTATTTTTATGGGAAATTGATTGCAAGAGCGGCGAGGTTGGCGTTGATAGCTGAGGAGGTGGCTTTTCCTGAGGTGATTCCAAAGATAAGGAAGTTCTTGAAGGATACAATCGAGCCATGGTTGGATGGGACTTTTAGTGGGAATGGTTTTGTTTATGATGCTAAATGGGGTGGAATTGTCACTAAGCAAGGGGCAATGGATTCTGGGGCTGACTTTGGGTTTGGTGTCTATAATGATCACCATTATCATCTGGGGTACTTTCTTTATGCAATTTCAGTGCTTGCAAAAATTGATCCAGCGTGGGGGAGGAAGTATAGGGCTCACGCTTACTCGCTTATGGCGGACTTCATGAACTTGGGCAGGCGATCAAATTCGAATTATACGCGTCTTAGGTGCTTTGACCTGTATAAATTGCACTCTTGGGCTGGAGGGTTAACTGAATTTGCTGATGGACGAAATCAAGAGAGCACGAGCGAGGCAGTGAACGCTTACTATTCAGCAGCTTTGATGGGGTTGGCCTATGGAGACACGCATCTTGTTGCCATTGGATCAATGCTTGCAGCAATGGAAATTCAGGCTGCTCAGACATGGTGGCATGTCAAAGAGGGCGATAACATATATGAGGAGGATTTTACTAGAGAGAACAGGGTGGTGGGCGTATTGTGGGCCAACAAGAGGGACAGTGGACTATGGTTTGCTCCACCTGATTGGAGAGAGTGTAGGCTTGGAATTCAGGTGCTACCCCTGTTGCCAATCACTGAGGTCTTGTTCTCTGATGTTGGTTTCGTGAGGGAGCTTGTGAATTGGACGTTACCTGCTTTGAAAAGAGAGGGAGTTGGAGAAGGATGGAAGGGATTTATCTGTGCCTTGGAAGGGATTTATGACAAAGAAGGTGCTTTGGAGAAGACCAGGAACTTGAATGGTTATGATGATGGGAACTCACTCACTAATCTCTTATGGTGGATTCACAGCCGAGGTGATGAAGAAGAAGGCGTATGGGAGGGAGGCAAACAATACTGCTGGTTTGGTCACTATTGTCACTGA